The sequence ATAATGAGATCAGAGGATTGCTAATCCGGTATTGGGAAGGAGAAACTTCGCTGGAAGAAGAGGACCTGTTGCGCAGTTTTTTTGCTGAGAATCGACAGGGATTGCCTGCGGATTTGCAGGAGGCAGCGCCGCTGTTCGGGTATTTTGCTGCAGAAGCAGGGAAGGAGGTGCCGGAAATGGGATGGGAGATATTGGAAGGAATGAAGGAGGAGCCGGAGGTAGCAGGTGAGATGGCGGAAGAAGTGAGGGAAGGGCTGGAGGTAGCAGGTAAGATGCCGGAAGAAATGAGAGAGGTACCGGAGGTAGGAAGTCAGATGCCGGAAGCCGTGAGGGAGGTGCCGGAGGTGAATGCTGAAGTCGTTGAGGAAAATACATCCCGGTCTACGGTAGTTGTTTCCATGCCTCGTCCTTACCAGCACTGGATGAAATATGCGGCGGTATTGCTTTTAGGAGTAGGATTGGTATATAGCGGCCGTCAGTTCAAAACAAAACAGGAGGAAGGTCGTAATCCTGATAGGATGGCGCAGGCCTTGAACCAGGCTGATACCTATGAAGATTCTAAAGAAGCATATGCTGCGACAAAGAAAGCGTTGGAGTTGTTGGCGAAGAACCTGAATAAGGGGACGGCACAGGCGAAGAAGATCGCTTATTTTAATGAGGCGACAGAGTATATAAAGGCGGATTAGGGGAAATAAATGAAGTAGTAGCTTATATCGACGCGGAAGAGCAAATGAGGTAGTCGCTATTTCAGATTGGAAGAAATAAATGGGGTAGTCGCTATATCAAAGCGAATGAGCAAATGAGGTAGTCGTTATTTGAGATTGGAAGAAATAAATGAAGTAGTAGTTTATATCGAAGCGGATAAAAAAATGATGCCGCAGCTTATATCATATAAAAAACTCTTTAAAACCCTGAAAAATCAGGCGATTAATGATTTGAGAGAACTTGAAACGTAACAAAGACAAATCAGGCCATTCTAATTCCTTTATTATAAAATTTAAACAATGAAACGGTTATGTTTATTGCTGTTGCTAATAACAGCAGGTACGGGCCTTTTTGCCCAACAGGTAAGTGTGATCGACCGCTTTTTTCAAAAGTATGAAAACGACCAGAGCTTTACCCTGGTCAGCGTCACACCGAAAATGTTCTCCATGTTCAGCAAATTTGATATCAATTCTGCTGAAGGGAAAAGCTTTATGACGATCGTCAAAAAGCTCAAAGGACTGAGAATCCTTGTAAAAGAAAACGCCAAAGAAGGGAGTAAACTTTACCAGGAAGCGGCTTCCATGCTCACGAAAGAGTACGAAGAATTAATGACCGTACGCAGTGACGGAGAGCTTGTAAAATTCATGGTAAAAGAAAACAGTAAGGGAAATATTGCGGAATTAGTCATGCTCGTGGGTGGCAAGGATGAATTCGTCGCAATGAGCCTCTTAGGTGATATCGACCTGAACGAAATCAGCCAGATTGCCAATGATGTGAATATTGGCGGTATGGATAAATTGAAAGCGTTAAACAAGAAGTAAGTATTAAACAGGAAAAGTGTGCGGTAACTAACGCATAGATGATTAAGCCCTCCGTAAGGAAAGCACTGAAATCTGGAGGTGTTCAATAGCTAAAGCACAGAATGAGAAAGTTAGAAACGGAAGTACTGAATGAGAAAATGTTCAATAGCTAAAGCACTGAGTTAAAAAAAGCATTACCTAAATCGCTCTGAATTAAAAACAACCCTTATGAAACATTGCCTTGTATTATCAATCGTATGCTGCTTACTGCTCGGTACAAGCACTACACACGCACAGGATCGCCTGCTCACACAATTCTACAATGCCCATAGAGGCGTAGCCCTGACTTTAAAAATGGGTATTGGCAGATTGCCGCTACGCATAGTAAGAGGCTTTATTCCAAATGAGCAGGGTGAAGACGGCGTAAATGCAAAGAAACTTTTCTCAAAGATCCGCAAGATGAAGGTCTATATCATGCAGGGATATGACGGGCCTATTCCGGGCAGTGACCTGACCTGCCTGAAACAAAAGCTGATCGACAAAGAAAACTTTGATTTACTGATGGAAGTAAGGGATCATGGAAATATAGTGCATGTACTGAATAAGGGGACGGAGGAAAATCTGGGGAATGTGGTGTTATTGATTCAGGATGAGAAAGACATGATCATGGTGCATTTACATACCAGTTTGCGTTTTGAGGATATCAATGGGTTGATTAAGGAGTTTAATAAGAAGCCAAAGGCAATGGCTAGTTTATAGTCCACAACCGGTAGAGAGCATTAGCTGCAGCTAATGTTTTCGCCGTTTAGAGAAGATGGTAAATCAGAAAAAAAATGACCCTTACGGATCACCACTTTGTTTGCCAGAGATTCGCTCAGGAACTTATACGAGAAAAAAAATGACCCTTACGGATCACCACTTTCTTAACCAGGGATTCACTCAGGACAACTAATTCTTACCGGATCACCACCTCCCTCACTACCTGCTCACCCAGCATCTCATTTACCAACTTAATAATCTTATCTTTTGAATAGGAGAGTTCCTGCTTCAATGGCGCTACACTGGTAGAGATCAACAACTTCCCATCTATCAGCTGAATACTTTCGGTATACCTGGAAATCGTCTTACCCATAATTTGTTCCCAATTCTCCCTGATCCGTACTTCTGTAAGCCGTGGTTTCATCCGGCTTTTGTCCATAAAATCTCTGAGGGCATCTCCCATTGTCGTAATACCGTAGCGCATGCGGCAAAGATACGGATTACTCCATCTCTACCAATTGAAAACCTGCTTCTTTTTCATTAAATGCATCGAGTAATCTTGTAGCATGTGTATCAGTGATAAATACCTGTCCATACTCAGTACCGCTTACCAGCTGGATAAGCCGTGAAACACGCTCCTGGTCCAGTTTTTCAAACACATCATCGAGCAACAGTAATGGTGCAAAGCCTTTGTGTTTTCTAATCACTTCATACTGCGCCAGTTTCAGTGCAAATAAAAAACTTTTACGCTGTCCCTGCGATGCGCTTGTTTTCATAGCATGGTCATCCAACAGAAACAGCAGATCATCTCTGTGAATACCACCTGTAGTACGCTGCATCATTGTATCCTTATAGCGATTCGCATGCAGTAGTTGTGCGAAAGACTGCTCATGAAGGCCGCAGAGATAATGAATGTTCACCACTTCATGCTGGCCGGCGATATAATCATATAATAATTGTACCTGTTGTATGAATGCCGGCAAAAAATTTCTACGCCATTCATATATAGGTGTACCATGTTGAATCAGCTGATCGTCAAAAACATCGAGCAGGAGGTCCTGGCCGGCGGCAGGGGGGGCTTTGAGCAGACTGTTGCGCTGCTGTAGGATCTTTTGGTAAGAAATGAGATGATCGAGGTAGCCGGGGTGTAGCTGACAGAGCAGGGCATCCAGCCACTTCCGGCGTTCTTCGCTACCTCCCAGGATGATTTCGGCATCGTCGGGGGCGATCATGACAGCGGGAAACTTCCCGATATGCATGGAGAAGCGCTCATATGATTCGTCATTGAGTACGATGTCCTTTTTGCCGTCTTTGACGGTGCATACGATATGTTCTTCATGGCCTTCCTTGTCGAGCAGGGCGTCGATACGGAAGCCATTGGTGTTGTATTGGGTATTCTGGGCTTCGCTGCTGGTAAAGTAGCTTTTGGTGAAGCAGAGGTAGTAAATGGCATCCAGGAGGTTCGTCTTGCCGGAGCCGTTGCGCCCGGTAATGCCAACGATCCTTTGGGTAAACCGGTGATCAGCCCGGGTATAGTTCTTAAATTGTACTAATGTTATCTTTTTGAGCGACAGCAAATTATATTTTTTTTAACGCCTATATGGCAGGTGCCTATTATATTATTATGGTATGTATTTCCAGCAAAGTTGCAAAGTATTTAGTTTTTAGGATTTTCCTGTTATATTTGCGGACAAATTAAGAAACAGTGGCTACAAAAACAGACGTAAAGACGAAGTTCACCAAAGAGACGTATTTGTACTGGTATGAATTGATGCTCTTGCTGCGCCGCTTTGAGGAAAAAGCCGGCCAATTATATGGAATGCAGAAGATTCGCGGTTTTTGCCACCTGTACATTGGACAGGAAGCGATTGCTGCGGGTTGTATGACTGCAACTAAACCGGAGGATAAATTCATCACTGCTTACCGTGACCACGCACTGGCGATTGCCAAGGGTATGTCTCCGGATGCTTGTATGGCTGAACTTTATGGTAAGGCTACAGGTTGTTCTAAGGGTAAGGGTGGTAGTATGCACTTTTTCTCTTTAGAGCATAACTTTTTCGGCGGACATGGAATCGTGGGCGCTCAGATTGGTACCGGTGCTGGCCTTGCATTTGCTGAGAGATACAAAGGTACTGACAATGTAGCAGTTGTCTTCTTCGGAGATGGTGCTGCCCGTCAGGGTATGCTGCATGAGACATTCAATATGGCCATGCTGTGGAAACTGCCAGTAATTTTCATTTGCGAAAATAACATGTACGCAATGGGTACTTCAGTAGAACGTACATCCAACGTACTGGACATCTATAAGTTAGCTAACGCTTACGACATGCCGAGCGATACCATCGACGGTATGAGCTGCGAAGCTGTGCACGAAGGTATGGAAAGAGCTGTAAAGCGTGCGCGCACCGGCGAAGGTCCATCCTTACTGGAAATCAAGACTTACCGCTACCGTGGTCACTCCATGAGTGATCCTGCTAAGTATCGTACTAAGGAAGAAGTAGAAGAATACAAAGAAAGAGATCCGCTGACTGTAGTGCTGAAGACCATTCAGAAAAACAAATGGGCGACAGATGCAGAAATCGAAGCAATCACCGAGAAGGTTAAACAACAGGTTGAACATTGCGTAGAATTTGCAGAAAATTCTCCATGGCCTTCTGACGATGAACTGCTGAAAGATGTATACACACAACAGGATTATCCTTTCATTGTTGACTAAGTGATATTTAATAGGTTAGCGGTCGCGTCCGTGCATGAAATGGCATGGGAGATTCGCTAACCTTTTTTATATTTGCGGGAATATGGCAATCAGGCCGTACCTGTACCCTAACAAGAAATACTTTTAAACGATCACATTTACAATGACCGAAACAAAAAATAAGGCCGCTGAAACTGCTCCTGTAACTAAGGACTTCGACTTGCAAGGCTCTGTACACAAGGCTGAAGATTTCTATTACAAGAACAAGAACGTCATCAACATCGCCGTAATCGTTATCCTGGTGGTGATAGGCGGTACTTTTGCCTACAACAGGTTCATTAAAGCACCTAACGAGAAGAAAGCAGCGGACATGGTATTCCACGCACAGAAAGCTTTTGAAAAGGATTCATTTAACCTGGCCCTGAACGGAGACGGTAACAACGACGGCTTCTTACAGGTAATCAAAAAATATGGCGGTACCAAAACTGGTCAACTGTCAAAATACTATGCTGGCCTTTGCTATGTAAAAACAGGCAAATTCCAGGAAGGTATCGATATGCTGAAAGATTTCAATGCAGGTGATCAACTGGTACAGGCTATGGCTTATGGCATAACCGGTGATGCTTACATGGAACTGAAGAATACAGAAGAAGGTATCAAATATTACAAGAAAGCTGGTCAGTACAGCGACAACGATTTTACCGGTCCAACTTACCTGTTCCGTGCAGGTGTAGCCCTGGAACTGGCTGGTAAAAACGACGAAGCGATCTCCATCTACAAAGAGATCCGCGAAAAATATCCTCAGTCAAACGAAGGTCGCGAGATGGATAAATATCTGGCGAGACTGGGTGCAGTTAGAGAATAATTTCGGAAGAGGAGGATGCAACATTGAATGGTGTATTCTTACTCCCGGTAGAATATATTCAACATGTCAATACATAATCAAAGTTTATTGGACGATACTGGCATTCTCGGAATTGAGGATGCCAGTGTTGTTATAGTGTATACCGAATGGAATGATACTGTCATCAATGAGTTGGTGGCTGGCTGTGATAAGACACTTGCCGGATATAAAGTATCTAAAGTTGCTAAAGTAAAAGTACCGGGGGCATTTGAACTGCCTTTCGCTGCGAAACAATATTGGGAGCATACCCAGAGCACCGGTGCACAGCCTGGCGCTATTATTGCATTTGGTTGTGTGATCCGTGGGGAGACACCGCATTTCGATTACGTTTGTAAAGGGGTCACAGAAGGGTTGATGCAGCTGAACCTGGAATTGCCGGTACCTGTTATCTTCGGGATTTTGACGGTGGATAATATGGAGCAGGCGACGGACAGATTGGGTGGTAAGCATGGACATAAAGGTGAAGAGGCTGCGCTGACTGCATTGAAGATGATCAGTATGATGCGGAAGTTGCAGCAGGGTAAGTAATGCTTTGTGGCCTTACTTGCGGGCTGGTGAATGATCGGCATGATAGGATAGAATTTACAGCAGGGCTGGTAAATCTCTTGTAGCTTGACGGCTGGTATAATGGGGAAGTTGCAGCAGACAATTTAAATTTTCAAGTAGCTAGCAGGTTTCATATGCTACATATAAAG is a genomic window of Chitinophaga sp. LS1 containing:
- a CDS encoding DUF4252 domain-containing protein; protein product: MKRLCLLLLLITAGTGLFAQQVSVIDRFFQKYENDQSFTLVSVTPKMFSMFSKFDINSAEGKSFMTIVKKLKGLRILVKENAKEGSKLYQEAASMLTKEYEELMTVRSDGELVKFMVKENSKGNIAELVMLVGGKDEFVAMSLLGDIDLNEISQIANDVNIGGMDKLKALNKK
- a CDS encoding DUF4252 domain-containing protein, with the translated sequence MKHCLVLSIVCCLLLGTSTTHAQDRLLTQFYNAHRGVALTLKMGIGRLPLRIVRGFIPNEQGEDGVNAKKLFSKIRKMKVYIMQGYDGPIPGSDLTCLKQKLIDKENFDLLMEVRDHGNIVHVLNKGTEENLGNVVLLIQDEKDMIMVHLHTSLRFEDINGLIKEFNKKPKAMASL
- a CDS encoding DUF721 domain-containing protein, whose amino-acid sequence is MRYGITTMGDALRDFMDKSRMKPRLTEVRIRENWEQIMGKTISRYTESIQLIDGKLLISTSVAPLKQELSYSKDKIIKLVNEMLGEQVVREVVIR
- the recF gene encoding DNA replication/repair protein RecF (All proteins in this family for which functions are known are DNA-binding proteins that assist the filamentation of RecA onto DNA for the initiation of recombination or recombinational repair.); this encodes MLSLKKITLVQFKNYTRADHRFTQRIVGITGRNGSGKTNLLDAIYYLCFTKSYFTSSEAQNTQYNTNGFRIDALLDKEGHEEHIVCTVKDGKKDIVLNDESYERFSMHIGKFPAVMIAPDDAEIILGGSEERRKWLDALLCQLHPGYLDHLISYQKILQQRNSLLKAPPAAGQDLLLDVFDDQLIQHGTPIYEWRRNFLPAFIQQVQLLYDYIAGQHEVVNIHYLCGLHEQSFAQLLHANRYKDTMMQRTTGGIHRDDLLFLLDDHAMKTSASQGQRKSFLFALKLAQYEVIRKHKGFAPLLLLDDVFEKLDQERVSRLIQLVSGTEYGQVFITDTHATRLLDAFNEKEAGFQLVEME
- the pdhA gene encoding pyruvate dehydrogenase (acetyl-transferring) E1 component subunit alpha codes for the protein MATKTDVKTKFTKETYLYWYELMLLLRRFEEKAGQLYGMQKIRGFCHLYIGQEAIAAGCMTATKPEDKFITAYRDHALAIAKGMSPDACMAELYGKATGCSKGKGGSMHFFSLEHNFFGGHGIVGAQIGTGAGLAFAERYKGTDNVAVVFFGDGAARQGMLHETFNMAMLWKLPVIFICENNMYAMGTSVERTSNVLDIYKLANAYDMPSDTIDGMSCEAVHEGMERAVKRARTGEGPSLLEIKTYRYRGHSMSDPAKYRTKEEVEEYKERDPLTVVLKTIQKNKWATDAEIEAITEKVKQQVEHCVEFAENSPWPSDDELLKDVYTQQDYPFIVD
- a CDS encoding tetratricopeptide repeat protein, encoding MTETKNKAAETAPVTKDFDLQGSVHKAEDFYYKNKNVINIAVIVILVVIGGTFAYNRFIKAPNEKKAADMVFHAQKAFEKDSFNLALNGDGNNDGFLQVIKKYGGTKTGQLSKYYAGLCYVKTGKFQEGIDMLKDFNAGDQLVQAMAYGITGDAYMELKNTEEGIKYYKKAGQYSDNDFTGPTYLFRAGVALELAGKNDEAISIYKEIREKYPQSNEGREMDKYLARLGAVRE
- the ribH gene encoding 6,7-dimethyl-8-ribityllumazine synthase, with protein sequence MSIHNQSLLDDTGILGIEDASVVIVYTEWNDTVINELVAGCDKTLAGYKVSKVAKVKVPGAFELPFAAKQYWEHTQSTGAQPGAIIAFGCVIRGETPHFDYVCKGVTEGLMQLNLELPVPVIFGILTVDNMEQATDRLGGKHGHKGEEAALTALKMISMMRKLQQGK